One window from the genome of Rhinolophus ferrumequinum isolate MPI-CBG mRhiFer1 chromosome 22, mRhiFer1_v1.p, whole genome shotgun sequence encodes:
- the LOC117015142 gene encoding uncharacterized protein LOC117015142 isoform X9, producing MGITDLAQVSLPAMVNTGPAQVSLLATANMGLAQASLLAMKNMGLDQVGPLAMADIDLVQVSPLALGNMGLDQVSPLALVSMGLDQVSPLALVSMGLDQVSHQALDSMYRDMVNPLAMENMAVLQDSHQAAPSMDLSQMSLPPVVNMGLDQVSLLALAVMSLDQVSLLALGNMDLDQVSLLALGNMGLDQVSLLALGNMGLDQVSLLALAVMSLDQVSLLALGNMDLDQVSLLALGNMDLDQVSLLALGNMGLDQVSLLALAVMSLDQVSLLALGNMDLDQVSLLALGNMGLDQVSLLALAVMSLDQVSLLALGNMDLDQVSLLALGNMDLDQVSLLALGNMGLDQVSLLALGNMGLDQVSLLALAVMSLDQVSLLALGNMDLDQVSLLALGNMDLDQVSLLALGNMGLDQVSLLALAVMSLDQVSLLALGNMDLDQVSLLALAVRSLGQVSLLALGNTDRDQVSLLALGNMDLDQVSLLALGNMDLDQGSLLALGNMDLDQVSLRALGNMDPDQVSLLALAIRSLDQVSLLALAVMSLDQVSLLALGNMDPDQVSLLALGNMGLDQVSLLALAVRSLGQVSLLALGNMDRDQVSLLALGNMDLDQVSLLALGNMDLDQVSLLALGNMDLDQVSLLALGNMDLDQVSPLALAVRSLDQVNLLALGNMDLDQVSLPALGNMGLDQVSHLTLDNVVLDLGSILALNSADLAQVSPLALSNVILDLNNMGLAHVSPLALDNMILDLASVLALNSTDLAHVSHPAMDNVVLDLGNIVALNNMGLAHVTHLALDNVVLDLGNILALDNMDLAHVTHPALDNVVLDLGSIVALNSMDLAHVTHPALDNVVLDLAGIRTMGNINYKGDIGQFQVELIMGTVNPK from the exons ATGGGCATCACAGATCTGGCTCAGGTCAGTCTTCCAGCTATGGTCAACACAGGTCCAGCTCAAGTCAGTCTTCTAGCCACAGCCAACATGGGTCTGGCGCAGGCCAGTCTTCTAGCTATGAAAAACATGGGTCTGGATCAGGTCGGTCCTCTGGCTATGGCAGACATAGATCTGGTTCAGGTCAGTCCTCTGGCTCTGGGCAACATGGGTCTGGATCAGGTCAGTCCTCTGGCTTTGGTCAGCATGGGTCTGGATCAGGTCAGTCCTCTGGCTTTGGTCAGCATGGGTCTGGATCAGGTCAGTCATCAGGCTCTGGACAGCATGTATCGGGACATGGTCAATCCTCTAGCTATGGAAAACATGGCTGTGCTTCAGGACAGCCATCAAGCTGCACCCAGTATGGACCTATCTCAAATGAGTCTTCCACCAGTGGTCAACATGGGTCTGGATCAGGTCAGTCTTCTGGCTTTGGCCGTCATGAGTCTGGATCAG GTCAGTCTTCTGGCTTTGGGCAACATGGATCTGGATCAGGTCAGTCTTCTGGCTTTGGGCAACATGGGTCTGGATCAGGTCAGTCTTCTGGCTTTGGGCAACATGGGTCTGGATCAGGTCAGTCTTCTGGCTTTGGCCGTCATGAGTCTGGATCAGGTCAGTCTTCTAGCTTTGGGCAACATGGATCTGGATCAGGTCAGTCTTCTGGCTTTGGGCAACATGGATCTGGATCAGGTCAGTCTTCTAGCTTTGGGCAACATGGGTCTGGATCAGGTCAGTCTTCTGGCTTTGGCCGTCATGAGTCTGGATCAGGTCAGTCTTCTGGCTTTGGGCAACATGGATCTGGATCAGGTCAGTCTTCTGGCTTTGGGCAACATGGGTCTGGATCAGGTCAGTCTTCTGGCTTTGGCCGTCATGAGTCTGGATCAGGTCAGTCTTCTGGCTTTGGGCAACATGGATCTGGATCAGGTCAGTCTTCTGGCTTTGGGCAACATGGATCTGGATCAGGTCAGTCTTCTGGCTTTGGGCAACATGGGTCTGGATCAGGTCAGTCTTCTGGCTTTGGGCAACATGGGTCTGGATCAGGTCAGTCTTCTGGCTTTGGCCGTCATGAGTCTGGATCAGGTCAGTCTTCTAGCTTTGGGCAACATGGATCTGGATCAGGTCAGTCTTCTGGCTTTGGGCAACATGGATCTGGATCAGGTCAGTCTTCTAGCTTTGGGCAACATGGGTCTGGATCAGGTCAGTCTTCTGGCTTTGGCCGTCATGAGTCTGGATCAGGTCAGTCTTCTAGCTTTGGGCAACATGGATCTGGATCAGGTCAGTCTTCTGGCTTTGGCCGTCAGGAGTCTGGGTCAGGTCAGTCTTCTAGCTTTGGGCAACACGGATCGAGATCAGGTCAGTCTTCTGGCTTTGGGCAACATGGATCTGGATCAGGTCAGTCTTCTGGCTTTGGGCAACATGGATCTGGATCAGGGCAGTCTTCTGGCTTTGGGCAACATGGATCTAGATCAGGTCAGTCTTCGAGCTTTGGGCAACATGGATCCGGATCAGGTCAGTCTTCTGGCATTGGCCATCAGGAGTCTGGATCAGGTCAGTCTTCTGGCTTTGGCCGTCATGAGTCTGGATCAGGTCAGTCTTCTAGCTTTGGGCAACATGGATCCGGATCAGGTCAGTCTTCTGGCTTTGGGCAACATGGGTCTGGATCAGGTCAGTCTTCTGGCTTTGGCCGTCAGGAGTCTGGGTCAGGTCAGTCTTCTAGCTTTGGGCAACATGGATCGAGATCAGGTCAGTCTTCTGGCTTTGGGCAACATGGATCTGGATCAGGTCAGTCTTCTGGCTTTGGGCAACATGGATCTGGATCAGGTCAGTCTTCTGGCTTTGGGCAACATGGATCTGGATCAGGTCAGTCTTCTGGCTTTGGGCAACATGGATCTGGATCAGGTCAGTCCTCTGGCTTTGGCCGTCAGGAGTCTGGATCAGGTCAATCTTCTGGCTTTGGGCAACATGGATCTAGATCAGGTCAGTCTTCCGGCTTTGGGCAACATGGGTCTGGATCAGGTCAGTCATCTCACTCTGGACAATGTGGTTCTGGATCTGGGCAGTATTCTGGCACTGAACAGTGCGGATCTGGCTCAAGTCAGTCCTCTAGCTCTGAGCAATGTGATTCTGGATCTGAACAATATGGGTCTAGCTCATGTCAGTCCTCTAGCTCTGGACAATATGATTTTGGATCTGGCCAGTGTTCTGGCACTGAACAGTACGGATCTGGCTCATGTCAGTCACCCAGCTATGGACAATGTGGTTCTGGATCTAGGCAATATTGTAGCTCTGAACAATATGGGTCTGGCTCATGTCACGCACCTAGCTCTGGACAATGTGGTTTTGGATCTGGGCAATATTCTGGCACTGGACAATATGGATCTAGCTCATGTCACTCACCCAGCTCTGGACAATGTGGTTCTGGATCTGGGCAGTATTGTAGCTCTGAACAGTATGGATCTAGCTCATGTCACTCACCCAGCTCTGGACAATGTGGTTCTGGATCTGGCTGGTATTCGAACTATGGGCAACATAAATTACAAGGGAGATATAGGTCAATTTCAAGTGGAACTCATCATGGGTACAGTAAACCCCAAATAG
- the LOC117015142 gene encoding uncharacterized protein LOC117015142 isoform X7 has translation MGITDLAQVSLPAMVNTGPAQVSLLATANMGLAQASLLAMKNMGLDQVGPLAMADIDLVQVSPLALGNMGLDQVSPLALVSMGLDQVSPLALVSMGLDQVSHQALDSMYRDMVNPLAMENMAVLQDSHQAAPSMDLSQMSLPPVVNMGLDQVSLLALAVMSLDQVSLLALGNMDLDQVSLLALGNMDLDQVSLLALGNMGLDQVSLLALGNMGLDQVSLLALAVMSLDQVSLLALGNMDLDQVSLLALGNMDLDQVSLLALGNMGLDQVSLLALAVMSLDQVSLLALGNMDLDQVSLLALGNMGLDQVSLLALAVMSLDQVSLLALGNMDLDQVSLLALGNMDLDQVSLLALGNMGLDQVSLLALGNMGLDQVSLLALAVMSLDQVSLLALGNMDLDQVSLLALGNMDLDQVSLLALGNMGLDQVSLLALAVMSLDQVSLLALGNMDLDQVSLLALAVRSLGQVSLLALGNTDRDQVSLLALGNMDLDQVSLLALGNMDLDQGSLLALGNMDLDQVSLRALGNMDPDQVSLLALAIRSLDQVSLLALAVMSLDQVSLLALGNMDPDQVSLLALGNMGLDQVSLLALAVRSLGQVSLLALGNMDRDQVSLLALGNMDLDQVSLLALGNMDLDQVSLLALGNMDLDQVSLLALGNMDLDQVSPLALAVRSLDQVNLLALGNMDLDQVSLPALGNMGLDQVSHLTLDNVVLDLGSILALNSADLAQVSPLALSNVILDLNNMGLAHVSPLALDNMILDLASVLALNSTDLAHVSHPAMDNVVLDLGNIVALNNMGLAHVTHLALDNVVLDLGNILALDNMDLAHVTHPALDNVVLDLGSIVALNSMDLAHVTHPALDNVVLDLAGIRTMGNINYKGDIGQFQVELIMGTVNPK, from the exons ATGGGCATCACAGATCTGGCTCAGGTCAGTCTTCCAGCTATGGTCAACACAGGTCCAGCTCAAGTCAGTCTTCTAGCCACAGCCAACATGGGTCTGGCGCAGGCCAGTCTTCTAGCTATGAAAAACATGGGTCTGGATCAGGTCGGTCCTCTGGCTATGGCAGACATAGATCTGGTTCAGGTCAGTCCTCTGGCTCTGGGCAACATGGGTCTGGATCAGGTCAGTCCTCTGGCTTTGGTCAGCATGGGTCTGGATCAGGTCAGTCCTCTGGCTTTGGTCAGCATGGGTCTGGATCAGGTCAGTCATCAGGCTCTGGACAGCATGTATCGGGACATGGTCAATCCTCTAGCTATGGAAAACATGGCTGTGCTTCAGGACAGCCATCAAGCTGCACCCAGTATGGACCTATCTCAAATGAGTCTTCCACCAGTGGTCAAC ATGGGTCTGGATCAGGTCAGTCTTCTGGCTTTGGCCGTCATGAGTCTGGATCAGGTCAGTCTTCTGGCTTTGGGCAACATGGATCTGGATCAGGTCAGTCTTCTGGCTTTGGGCAACATGGATCTGGATCAGGTCAGTCTTCTGGCTTTGGGCAACATGGGTCTGGATCAGGTCAGTCTTCTGGCTTTGGGCAACATGGGTCTGGATCAGGTCAGTCTTCTGGCTTTGGCCGTCATGAGTCTGGATCAGGTCAGTCTTCTAGCTTTGGGCAACATGGATCTGGATCAGGTCAGTCTTCTGGCTTTGGGCAACATGGATCTGGATCAGGTCAGTCTTCTAGCTTTGGGCAACATGGGTCTGGATCAGGTCAGTCTTCTGGCTTTGGCCGTCATGAGTCTGGATCAGGTCAGTCTTCTGGCTTTGGGCAACATGGATCTGGATCAGGTCAGTCTTCTGGCTTTGGGCAACATGGGTCTGGATCAGGTCAGTCTTCTGGCTTTGGCCGTCATGAGTCTGGATCAGGTCAGTCTTCTGGCTTTGGGCAACATGGATCTGGATCAGGTCAGTCTTCTGGCTTTGGGCAACATGGATCTGGATCAGGTCAGTCTTCTGGCTTTGGGCAACATGGGTCTGGATCAGGTCAGTCTTCTGGCTTTGGGCAACATGGGTCTGGATCAGGTCAGTCTTCTGGCTTTGGCCGTCATGAGTCTGGATCAGGTCAGTCTTCTAGCTTTGGGCAACATGGATCTGGATCAGGTCAGTCTTCTGGCTTTGGGCAACATGGATCTGGATCAGGTCAGTCTTCTAGCTTTGGGCAACATGGGTCTGGATCAGGTCAGTCTTCTGGCTTTGGCCGTCATGAGTCTGGATCAGGTCAGTCTTCTAGCTTTGGGCAACATGGATCTGGATCAGGTCAGTCTTCTGGCTTTGGCCGTCAGGAGTCTGGGTCAGGTCAGTCTTCTAGCTTTGGGCAACACGGATCGAGATCAGGTCAGTCTTCTGGCTTTGGGCAACATGGATCTGGATCAGGTCAGTCTTCTGGCTTTGGGCAACATGGATCTGGATCAGGGCAGTCTTCTGGCTTTGGGCAACATGGATCTAGATCAGGTCAGTCTTCGAGCTTTGGGCAACATGGATCCGGATCAGGTCAGTCTTCTGGCATTGGCCATCAGGAGTCTGGATCAGGTCAGTCTTCTGGCTTTGGCCGTCATGAGTCTGGATCAGGTCAGTCTTCTAGCTTTGGGCAACATGGATCCGGATCAGGTCAGTCTTCTGGCTTTGGGCAACATGGGTCTGGATCAGGTCAGTCTTCTGGCTTTGGCCGTCAGGAGTCTGGGTCAGGTCAGTCTTCTAGCTTTGGGCAACATGGATCGAGATCAGGTCAGTCTTCTGGCTTTGGGCAACATGGATCTGGATCAGGTCAGTCTTCTGGCTTTGGGCAACATGGATCTGGATCAGGTCAGTCTTCTGGCTTTGGGCAACATGGATCTGGATCAGGTCAGTCTTCTGGCTTTGGGCAACATGGATCTGGATCAGGTCAGTCCTCTGGCTTTGGCCGTCAGGAGTCTGGATCAGGTCAATCTTCTGGCTTTGGGCAACATGGATCTAGATCAGGTCAGTCTTCCGGCTTTGGGCAACATGGGTCTGGATCAGGTCAGTCATCTCACTCTGGACAATGTGGTTCTGGATCTGGGCAGTATTCTGGCACTGAACAGTGCGGATCTGGCTCAAGTCAGTCCTCTAGCTCTGAGCAATGTGATTCTGGATCTGAACAATATGGGTCTAGCTCATGTCAGTCCTCTAGCTCTGGACAATATGATTTTGGATCTGGCCAGTGTTCTGGCACTGAACAGTACGGATCTGGCTCATGTCAGTCACCCAGCTATGGACAATGTGGTTCTGGATCTAGGCAATATTGTAGCTCTGAACAATATGGGTCTGGCTCATGTCACGCACCTAGCTCTGGACAATGTGGTTTTGGATCTGGGCAATATTCTGGCACTGGACAATATGGATCTAGCTCATGTCACTCACCCAGCTCTGGACAATGTGGTTCTGGATCTGGGCAGTATTGTAGCTCTGAACAGTATGGATCTAGCTCATGTCACTCACCCAGCTCTGGACAATGTGGTTCTGGATCTGGCTGGTATTCGAACTATGGGCAACATAAATTACAAGGGAGATATAGGTCAATTTCAAGTGGAACTCATCATGGGTACAGTAAACCCCAAATAG
- the LOC117015142 gene encoding uncharacterized protein LOC117015142 isoform X8 → MGITDLAQVSLPAMVNTGPAQVSLLATANMGLAQASLLAMKNMGLDQVGPLAMADIDLVQVSPLALGNMGLDQVSPLALVSMGLDQVSPLALVSMGLDQVSHQALDSMYRDMVNPLAMENMAVLQDSHQAAPSMDLSQMSLPPVVNMGLDQVSLLALAVMSLDQVSLLALGNMDLDQVSLLALGNMDLDQVSLLALGNMGLDQVSLLALGNMGLDQVSLLALAVMSLDQVSLLALGNMDLDQVSLLALGNMDLDQVSLLALGNMGLDQVSLLALAVMSLDQVSLLALGNMDLDQVSLLALGNMGLDQVSLLALAVMSLDQVSLLALGNMDLDQVSLLALGNMDLDQVSLLALGNMGLDQVSLLALGNMGLDQVSLLALAVMSLDQVSLLALGNMDLDQVSLLALGNMDLDQVSLLALGNMGLDQVSLLALAVMSLDQVSLLALGNMDLDQVSLLALAVRSLGQVSLLALGNTDRDQVSLLALGNMDLDQVSLLALGNMDLDQGSLLALGNMDLDQVSLRALGNMDPDQVSLLALAIRSLDQVSLLALAVMSLDQVSLLALGNMDPDQVSLLALGNMGLDQVSLLALAVRSLGQVSLLALGNMDRDQVSLLALGNMDLDQVSLLALGNMDLDQVSLLALGNMDLDQVSLLALGNMDLDQVSPLALAVRSLDQVNLLALGNMDLDQVSLPALGNMGLDQVSHLTLDNVVLDLGSILALNSADLAQVSPLALSNVILDLNNMGLAHVSPLALDNMILDLASVLALNSTDLAHVSHPAMDNVVLDLGNIVALNNMGLAHVTHLALDNVVLDLGNILALDNMDLAHVTHPALDNVVLDLGSIVALNSMDLAHVTHPALDNVVLDLAGIRTMGNINYKGDIGQFQVELIMGTVNPK, encoded by the exons ATGGGCATCACAGATCTGGCTCAGGTCAGTCTTCCAGCTATGGTCAACACAGGTCCAGCTCAAGTCAGTCTTCTAGCCACAGCCAACATGGGTCTGGCGCAGGCCAGTCTTCTAGCTATGAAAAACATGGGTCTGGATCAGGTCGGTCCTCTGGCTATGGCAGACATAGATCTGGTTCAGGTCAGTCCTCTGGCTCTGGGCAACATGGGTCTGGATCAGGTCAGTCCTCTGGCTTTGGTCAGCATGGGTCTGGATCAGGTCAGTCCTCTGGCTTTGGTCAGCATGGGTCTGGATCAGGTCAGTCATCAGGCTCTGGACAGCATGTATCGGGACATGGTCAATCCTCTAGCTATGGAAAACATGGCTGTGCTTCAGGACAGCCATCAAGCTGCACCCAGTATGGACCTATCTCAAATGAGTCTTCCACCAGTGGTCAACATGGGTCTGGATCAG GTCAGTCTTCTGGCTTTGGCCGTCATGAGTCTGGATCAGGTCAGTCTTCTGGCTTTGGGCAACATGGATCTGGATCAGGTCAGTCTTCTGGCTTTGGGCAACATGGATCTGGATCAGGTCAGTCTTCTGGCTTTGGGCAACATGGGTCTGGATCAGGTCAGTCTTCTGGCTTTGGGCAACATGGGTCTGGATCAGGTCAGTCTTCTGGCTTTGGCCGTCATGAGTCTGGATCAGGTCAGTCTTCTAGCTTTGGGCAACATGGATCTGGATCAGGTCAGTCTTCTGGCTTTGGGCAACATGGATCTGGATCAGGTCAGTCTTCTAGCTTTGGGCAACATGGGTCTGGATCAGGTCAGTCTTCTGGCTTTGGCCGTCATGAGTCTGGATCAGGTCAGTCTTCTGGCTTTGGGCAACATGGATCTGGATCAGGTCAGTCTTCTGGCTTTGGGCAACATGGGTCTGGATCAGGTCAGTCTTCTGGCTTTGGCCGTCATGAGTCTGGATCAGGTCAGTCTTCTGGCTTTGGGCAACATGGATCTGGATCAGGTCAGTCTTCTGGCTTTGGGCAACATGGATCTGGATCAGGTCAGTCTTCTGGCTTTGGGCAACATGGGTCTGGATCAGGTCAGTCTTCTGGCTTTGGGCAACATGGGTCTGGATCAGGTCAGTCTTCTGGCTTTGGCCGTCATGAGTCTGGATCAGGTCAGTCTTCTAGCTTTGGGCAACATGGATCTGGATCAGGTCAGTCTTCTGGCTTTGGGCAACATGGATCTGGATCAGGTCAGTCTTCTAGCTTTGGGCAACATGGGTCTGGATCAGGTCAGTCTTCTGGCTTTGGCCGTCATGAGTCTGGATCAGGTCAGTCTTCTAGCTTTGGGCAACATGGATCTGGATCAGGTCAGTCTTCTGGCTTTGGCCGTCAGGAGTCTGGGTCAGGTCAGTCTTCTAGCTTTGGGCAACACGGATCGAGATCAGGTCAGTCTTCTGGCTTTGGGCAACATGGATCTGGATCAGGTCAGTCTTCTGGCTTTGGGCAACATGGATCTGGATCAGGGCAGTCTTCTGGCTTTGGGCAACATGGATCTAGATCAGGTCAGTCTTCGAGCTTTGGGCAACATGGATCCGGATCAGGTCAGTCTTCTGGCATTGGCCATCAGGAGTCTGGATCAGGTCAGTCTTCTGGCTTTGGCCGTCATGAGTCTGGATCAGGTCAGTCTTCTAGCTTTGGGCAACATGGATCCGGATCAGGTCAGTCTTCTGGCTTTGGGCAACATGGGTCTGGATCAGGTCAGTCTTCTGGCTTTGGCCGTCAGGAGTCTGGGTCAGGTCAGTCTTCTAGCTTTGGGCAACATGGATCGAGATCAGGTCAGTCTTCTGGCTTTGGGCAACATGGATCTGGATCAGGTCAGTCTTCTGGCTTTGGGCAACATGGATCTGGATCAGGTCAGTCTTCTGGCTTTGGGCAACATGGATCTGGATCAGGTCAGTCTTCTGGCTTTGGGCAACATGGATCTGGATCAGGTCAGTCCTCTGGCTTTGGCCGTCAGGAGTCTGGATCAGGTCAATCTTCTGGCTTTGGGCAACATGGATCTAGATCAGGTCAGTCTTCCGGCTTTGGGCAACATGGGTCTGGATCAGGTCAGTCATCTCACTCTGGACAATGTGGTTCTGGATCTGGGCAGTATTCTGGCACTGAACAGTGCGGATCTGGCTCAAGTCAGTCCTCTAGCTCTGAGCAATGTGATTCTGGATCTGAACAATATGGGTCTAGCTCATGTCAGTCCTCTAGCTCTGGACAATATGATTTTGGATCTGGCCAGTGTTCTGGCACTGAACAGTACGGATCTGGCTCATGTCAGTCACCCAGCTATGGACAATGTGGTTCTGGATCTAGGCAATATTGTAGCTCTGAACAATATGGGTCTGGCTCATGTCACGCACCTAGCTCTGGACAATGTGGTTTTGGATCTGGGCAATATTCTGGCACTGGACAATATGGATCTAGCTCATGTCACTCACCCAGCTCTGGACAATGTGGTTCTGGATCTGGGCAGTATTGTAGCTCTGAACAGTATGGATCTAGCTCATGTCACTCACCCAGCTCTGGACAATGTGGTTCTGGATCTGGCTGGTATTCGAACTATGGGCAACATAAATTACAAGGGAGATATAGGTCAATTTCAAGTGGAACTCATCATGGGTACAGTAAACCCCAAATAG
- the LOC117015142 gene encoding uncharacterized protein LOC117015142 isoform X6, which produces MGITDLAQVSLPAMVNTGPAQVSLLATANMGLAQASLLAMKNMGLDQVGPLAMADIDLVQVSPLALGNMGLDQVSPLALVSMGLDQVSPLALVSMGLDQVSHQALDSMYRDMVNPLAMENMAVLQDSHQAAPSMDLSQMSLPPVVNMGLDQVSLLALAVMSLDQVSLLALGNMDLDQVSLLALGNMGLDQVSLLALAVMSLDQVSLLALGNMDLDQVSLLALGNMDLDQVSLLALGNMGLDQVSLLALGNMGLDQVSLLALAVMSLDQVSLLALGNMDLDQVSLLALGNMDLDQVSLLALGNMGLDQVSLLALAVMSLDQVSLLALGNMDLDQVSLLALGNMGLDQVSLLALAVMSLDQVSLLALGNMDLDQVSLLALGNMDLDQVSLLALGNMGLDQVSLLALGNMGLDQVSLLALAVMSLDQVSLLALGNMDLDQVSLLALGNMDLDQVSLLALGNMGLDQVSLLALAVMSLDQVSLLALGNMDLDQVSLLALAVRSLGQVSLLALGNMDLDQVSLLALGNMDLDQGSLLALGNMDLDQVSLRALGNMDPDQVSLLALAIRSLDQVSLLALAVMSLDQVSLLALGNMDPDQVSLLALGNMGLDQVSLLALAVRSLGQVSLLALGNMDRDQVSLLALGNMDLDQVSLLALGNMDLDQVSLLALGNMDLDQVSLLALGNMDLDQVSPLALAVRSLDQVNLLALGNMDLDQVSLPALGNMGLDQVSHLTLDNVVLDLGSILALNSADLAQVSPLALSNVILDLNNMGLAHVSPLALDNMILDLASVLALNSTDLAHVSHPAMDNVVLDLGNIVALNNMGLAHVTHLALDNVVLDLGNILALDNMDLAHVTHPALDNVVLDLGSIVALNSMDLAHVTHPALDNVVLDLAGIRTMGNINYKGDIGQFQVELIMGTVNPK; this is translated from the exons ATGGGCATCACAGATCTGGCTCAGGTCAGTCTTCCAGCTATGGTCAACACAGGTCCAGCTCAAGTCAGTCTTCTAGCCACAGCCAACATGGGTCTGGCGCAGGCCAGTCTTCTAGCTATGAAAAACATGGGTCTGGATCAGGTCGGTCCTCTGGCTATGGCAGACATAGATCTGGTTCAGGTCAGTCCTCTGGCTCTGGGCAACATGGGTCTGGATCAGGTCAGTCCTCTGGCTTTGGTCAGCATGGGTCTGGATCAGGTCAGTCCTCTGGCTTTGGTCAGCATGGGTCTGGATCAGGTCAGTCATCAGGCTCTGGACAGCATGTATCGGGACATGGTCAATCCTCTAGCTATGGAAAACATGGCTGTGCTTCAGGACAGCCATCAAGCTGCACCCAGTATGGACCTATCTCAAATGAGTCTTCCACCAGTGGTCAACATGGGTCTGGATCAGGTCAGTCTTCTGGCTTTGGCCGTCATGAGTCTGGATCAGGTCAGTCTTCTGGCTTTGGGCAACATGGATCTGGATCAGGTCAGTCTTCTGGCTTTGGGCAACATGGGTCTGGATCAGGTCAGTCTTCTGGCTTTGGCCGTCATGAGTCTGGATCAGGTCAGTCTTCTGGCTTTGGGCAACATGGATCTGGATCAGGTCAGTCTTCTGGCTTTGGGCAACATGGATCTGGATCAGGTCAGTCTTCTGGCTTTGGGCAACATGGGTCTGGATCAGGTCAGTCTTCTGGCTTTGGGCAACATGGGTCTGGATCAGGTCAGTCTTCTGGCTTTGGCCGTCATGAGTCTGGATCAGGTCAGTCTTCTAGCTTTGGGCAACATGGATCTGGATCAGGTCAGTCTTCTGGCTTTGGGCAACATGGATCTGGATCAGGTCAGTCTTCTAGCTTTGGGCAACATGGGTCTGGATCAGGTCAGTCTTCTGGCTTTGGCCGTCATGAGTCTGGATCAGGTCAGTCTTCTGGCTTTGGGCAACATGGATCTGGATCAGGTCAGTCTTCTGGCTTTGGGCAACATGGGTCTGGATCAGGTCAGTCTTCTGGCTTTGGCCGTCATGAGTCTGGATCAGGTCAGTCTTCTGGCTTTGGGCAACATGGATCTGGATCAGGTCAGTCTTCTGGCTTTGGGCAACATGGATCTGGATCAGGTCAGTCTTCTGGCTTTGGGCAACATGGGTCTGGATCAGGTCAGTCTTCTGGCTTTGGGCAACATGGGTCTGGATCAGGTCAGTCTTCTGGCTTTGGCCGTCATGAGTCTGGATCAGGTCAGTCTTCTAGCTTTGGGCAACATGGATCTGGATCAGGTCAGTCTTCTGGCTTTGGGCAACATGGATCTGGATCAGGTCAGTCTTCTAGCTTTGGGCAACATGGGTCTGGATCAGGTCAGTCTTCTGGCTTTGGCCGTCATGAGTCTGGATCAGGTCAGTCTTCTAGCTTTGGGCAACATGGATCTGGATCAGGTCAGTCTTCTGGCTTTGGCCGTCAGGAGTCTGGGTCAG GTCAGTCTTCTGGCTTTGGGCAACATGGATCTGGATCAGGTCAGTCTTCTGGCTTTGGGCAACATGGATCTGGATCAGGGCAGTCTTCTGGCTTTGGGCAACATGGATCTAGATCAGGTCAGTCTTCGAGCTTTGGGCAACATGGATCCGGATCAGGTCAGTCTTCTGGCATTGGCCATCAGGAGTCTGGATCAGGTCAGTCTTCTGGCTTTGGCCGTCATGAGTCTGGATCAGGTCAGTCTTCTAGCTTTGGGCAACATGGATCCGGATCAGGTCAGTCTTCTGGCTTTGGGCAACATGGGTCTGGATCAGGTCAGTCTTCTGGCTTTGGCCGTCAGGAGTCTGGGTCAGGTCAGTCTTCTAGCTTTGGGCAACATGGATCGAGATCAGGTCAGTCTTCTGGCTTTGGGCAACATGGATCTGGATCAGGTCAGTCTTCTGGCTTTGGGCAACATGGATCTGGATCAGGTCAGTCTTCTGGCTTTGGGCAACATGGATCTGGATCAGGTCAGTCTTCTGGCTTTGGGCAACATGGATCTGGATCAGGTCAGTCCTCTGGCTTTGGCCGTCAGGAGTCTGGATCAGGTCAATCTTCTGGCTTTGGGCAACATGGATCTAGATCAGGTCAGTCTTCCGGCTTTGGGCAACATGGGTCTGGATCAGGTCAGTCATCTCACTCTGGACAATGTGGTTCTGGATCTGGGCAGTATTCTGGCACTGAACAGTGCGGATCTGGCTCAAGTCAGTCCTCTAGCTCTGAGCAATGTGATTCTGGATCTGAACAATATGGGTCTAGCTCATGTCAGTCCTCTAGCTCTGGACAATATGATTTTGGATCTGGCCAGTGTTCTGGCACTGAACAGTACGGATCTGGCTCATGTCAGTCACCCAGCTATGGACAATGTGGTTCTGGATCTAGGCAATATTGTAGCTCTGAACAATATGGGTCTGGCTCATGTCACGCACCTAGCTCTGGACAATGTGGTTTTGGATCTGGGCAATATTCTGGCACTGGACAATATGGATCTAGCTCATGTCACTCACCCAGCTCTGGACAATGTGGTTCTGGATCTGGGCAGTATTGTAGCTCTGAACAGTATGGATCTAGCTCATGTCACTCACCCAGCTCTGGACAATGTGGTTCTGGATCTGGCTGGTATTCGAACTATGGGCAACATAAATTACAAGGGAGATATAGGTCAATTTCAAGTGGAACTCATCATGGGTACAGTAAACCCCAAATAG